AGGCAGGCCTGCCGCAGGGCCGAAGCCGCGGCAAAGGAATGAATGCCGAATGTCGAACACCGAGCATCGAAGGGCGAATATCGAACCGAGGAAAGGAGGACACAGATGCGTGCACTGATCGCACTAGGCATCGTGCTTGCGGGGGCCGCGGCCTCGGCGGGCGAGGAGACCCCGACCGTCGAGCAGATCGTCGAGAAGGCCAATCTCGCCGCCTACTACCGCGGCGACGACGGCCGGGCCAATGTGCACATGGTCATCACCGACGCCCAGGGCCGCACGCGCGAGCGCAAGTTCGTCATCCTGCGGCGCGACGTCCAGGACGGCGCCGACCAGAAGTTCTACGTCTACTTCGAGGAGCCGGCCGACGTGCGCAAGATGGCCTACCTCGTGTGGAAGCACGTGGACAAGGACGACGATCGCTGGCTCTACCTGCCCGCCCTCGACCTCGTCAAGCGCATCGCGGCGAGCGACAAGCGCACCAGCTTCGCCGGCTCGAACTTCTTTTACGAGGACGTCTCGGGCCGCGGCACCCACGAAGACACCCACGAGCTGGCTGAGACCACTGCCGAGCACTACGTGCTCCTCAACAAGCCCAAGGACCCCAAGAGCGTCGAGTTCGCCTCCTACAAGGTCTGGGTTGACAAGGCGACCTTCCTGCCGAAGAAGGCGGAATACCTGGACGCCGAAGGCAAGGTCTATCGCGTGGTCGAGGCCCTCGAGGTCAAGGACATCCAGGGCTTCCCCACCGTCGTGAAGTCGCGCGTGCAGGACCTCAAGAGCGGCGGGAACACCGTGAGCACGTTCTCCGACGTCAAGTACAACCTCGGCCTGCCCGACGACGTGTTCAGCGAGCGCTACCTGCGCCGCGCCCCGAGGAAGCACCTCCAGTGAGGCACGTGGCGTCCGCGGCTCTGGCGCTGGCCATTCTCGCCGCCGCCTTCGCCGGCGAGGCGGAGGCGCCGCCTGCCGCCGGCCCCTCGCTCAAGGACCTCCTCGAGAAGCTGCCCTTCGGCCTCCACGGCTTCGTCGAGACCCGCGCCGGCACCCGCGTACGCCGCGACCCCTATATCTCCGAAACCGCCTCCATCGGCGAGGCGCGCCTCCAGCTCGAGGCCACCAAGACCCTCGAGATCGGCGACCACCGCCCCGACCTGCGCCTGAAGGCCGACTTCTACTACGACGCCATCGAGAAGCGCGCCATCGCCGACCTCCGCGAGGCCAACATCGTCTTCTCCCCCGCCGAGTTCCTCGACCTCAAGCTCGGCCGCCAGGTGCTTACCTGGGGCACCGGCGACCTCTTGTTCATCAACGACCTGTTCCCAAAGGACTGGGAGTCGTTCCTCATCGGCCGCGACGACGAGTATCTCAAGGCGCCCTCCGACGCCGCCAAGCTCAGCTTCTTCACCGACGCGGTGAATGTGGACCTGGTGTACACCCCGCGCTTCCGCAGCGACAAGTACGTGGACGGCGAGCGCCTGAGCTACTGGAGCGATGCGCTGGGTTCTCTGGCCGGCGAGAACGCCGTCGTGCGCGACCGCGAGCCCCACCGCTGGTTCCGCGACGACGAGCTGGCCCTGCGGCTCTACAGGAACCTCAGCGGCTACGAGGTCGCCCTTTACGGCTACCGCGGCTTCTGGCGCGCCCCCGCGGGCATGGACCCCATGACGGGCAAAGCCACGTTCCCCCGCCTGTCGGTCTACGGCGGCAGCGTGCGCGGCCCCGTGGGCAAGGGCATCGGCAACCTCGAGGTCGGCTACTACGACTCGCGCGACGACCGCGGCGGCGCCAACCCCCTCGTGCGCAACAGCGAGGCCCGCTTCCTCGCCGGCTACGAGCAGGAGGTCGCGCGCGACCTCACCGCCGGCGTCCAGTACTACCTCGAATGGATGAGGGACTACGGCGACTACCGGCGGACGCTCCCGGCCGGCGTGCGGCCGCGCGACGAGTTCCGCCACGTCGTCACCGCCCGCCTCACCCAGCTCCTGATGAACCAGAACCTGCGGCTCTCGCTCTTCGTCTTCTACTCGCCGTCCGACTCCGACGCCTACCTGCGGCCGAAGGCGCTCTACAAGATCGACGACCACTGGTCGGCCGAGGTGGGCGGCAACCTGTTCTTCGGGGCGCGCGACCACACCTTCTTCGGCCAGTTCGAGGAGAACTCGAACGTCTACGGCGCCGTTCGATTCAGCTTCTGAGGCGGGGGAGGGGGGCCGGCCTCCGTACGGATGACGGCCGGAATGCTCTTCCAGCCAAGCTGGTGGCAGGCGAGGAAGCGGCGGTGGCCGGCCACGATGCGGTAGCGGCCATCCGGCAGCGGCGCCACGACGATCGGCTGGAGCAGCCCGCGCTCGCGGATGTTCGCCACCAGCTTCTCGACCTCGGCCGCCTGCTCGGGCTCGGCGGCCAGGGCCAGGCAGCCCGCCTCGATCAGGCCGAGCGGCACCTCCTTGATCGTCGGGACCCCCTCGGGCAAGTCGCCCCGCATCACCCCGTCGGTGCTCTTGCGGAACGAGTAGACGAACGGGATGGCCATGTCCACCCGCAGATCGCGCTGCACCGCCTTGAAGATGTGCCGCACGATCTCGTGCGTGATGCGCGGGCGGTCCTTGGCCATCGTCATGTAGCGCAGGCGCATCAGGATGCCGTAGTCCCACATATCCGACCGGATGTACGGCTCGTGGCCCGTCTCGCGGATGACGTTGGCTGTCACCTCGCGCGCGGCGTCCAGCAGGATCTTCTCCGCCGCGTCCCAGTCGGAATCATAGGTGATGCGGATGACCACCTCGTCGAGGAAGAAGGCCGCCTCGGCCTTGGGCGTGTAGTTGATGGCCACCTGCTGGAAGAGCATGGCGTTGGGGATCAGGATGTCGCGCCCGATCGCCTCCTCGCTGCCGATGGCCCCGCCCACCTGGTCCAGCGTGGTGTACATGAGGCCCACGCTCTTCACATCGCCGTTGAGGCCCAGCGACGGGAAGAGCACCCGGTCGCCGATGCGGAACGGGCGCTTGAGGGTCACGAGCACCCAGGCCGCGATGCCGCTCACCGGCGCCTGGAGCGACCAGCCGAGCAGCAGGCCGGCGAAGCCCGCCGCCACGCCGCCGATGGTGGCCAGCACGCCCAGCGAGTAGAGGAACGCCCCCAGGATCGCCAGCCAGCACATCACGCCCACGAAGCCCGTGAGCATGCGGCTCTCGCCCTCGGGGCCGCCGCGCCACCTCACGTAATCGCGGATCAGGATCGCAGCCGCGTGGCGAAACGCCATCACCGCGCACACGGTGCCCAGGAAGCCCCACAGCGTGTGCCCGGCGCTCAGCCGCACCGGCCACCACCCGCTGAAGTGCAGCCAGTACATGGCCGCCGAGGCCGCCACAAACACCGTTGCCGCCACCACCCGGTTTTTCATCGGCAGGCGCTTTCCCCGTTCCGTGAACCAGAGGCCACCGATAGGATAGCGCATGGCGGGCAAATGTAAAGAGGTTCGTTCCCACCCTGCCGCCGGGCCGGCCGAGCCGGGATTGCCAAGCCCTGAAGCGCTACTACTCCGGCCCCAATTCATGTTGTGCTTGTTCGTAGTGCGGGCTTTAGCCCGTACGCCCAGATACGGCCTGAAGGCCGCACCACGAGCGTCTTCCGCGTCGCGAGCTCATCCTCCAAATGCTACATGAATTACCGCCCGAGTGGCAAGCCTGCAAGGACTTGCTCCTGGAAATCAGATCAGATAGACTCCGCCCAGCGCCCCGCCGCCGCGCGTGAGCTGCCGCGGCGCGGGGCGCGCGCAGGAGACGCCGCCATTCGAGCCACGCTGCACAAAGCGCTCTCGGGCATCGCGGGCCGCCACTGGATCGTGGCCCTGGCCATGGCCAAGTCGGCCGCCGGCGGCATGCTCATGGTCGGCCTGCCCGTCAAGCTGGACCGCCTGAGCTGGAGCGACTGGTCGCTGGGCCTCTACACCGCCGTGACCTCGGCCACCTACATGGCCGTGTGCATGGGCTACAGCCTGCTGCTGCACCGCATGCCGCTGCGGCGGATGCTGGCCTTCTCGGCGGGCCTGGCCGCGGCGATGGCGGCGGGGCTGTGGGCGTTCACCTTCGGCCCGCTGCTCTTCCTGTTCGGCGCCGGCTTCTCGCTCGCCGCGGCTCTCTACTGGCCCTCGCTCATGGCCTGGATCGGCGAGAGCGAGGAGACGCACCTCGTCGGCGACATGTCGGCCTTCAACTGCGCCTGGACCATCTCGCTCACGGCGGGCGCCGTGGTGGGCGGCCTGGTGGAGTCGCTGGTGCCGGGGCTGAGCCTCGTGCTCGTGGCCGCCGTGCTGGCGGCGCTCATGCTGCTGGCGCCCTTCGCCCACATTCGCGGGCGCGACGCCTTCCCGGCCACCGTGGCCTCGGAGCCGGTGACGCCCGTGCTGCCGCGGCGGTTCCTGGCCGCCGGGTGGCTCGCCGCCATGATCGCCACGCTCGCCACCGCCGTCCCCGCCTCCATCTTCATCAAGCTCAACTCCAGCCTGGGCTACACGGCGCGCGACTTCGGGGCCTTCCTGGGCCTCCAGGGCGCCGTGCAGGCGTTCGTGTTTCTCGCCCTCGGCGTGCTCCAGGGCTGGCGCTATCGGCGCTGGCCGCTGGTGGCGCCCTTGGGCCTCGTGGTGGCGGGCAGCGTGCTGCTGGCCACGCCGACCGGCGGCGGCACGTTCGGCTGGTACGTCTTGGCCCTGGGCTTTGCGCTGCTGGGCGCCGGCATGGGCCTGGGCTACGGCACGGGCTTCTACTACACGGTGCGCGGCAGCCGGCGCCGCAAGCGCAACGTGGGGCTCTTCGAGGCCGCCGTGTCGCTCCAGCACGTGCTGGGCGGCGCCGCGGGCGGCCTGATCGCCACGCTGCTGTGGCGTCGAGCGCCCTATCTGGCCGTGGCCGGCCTCGCCGTCCTGGGCATCCTGGCCCAGGGCAGCCTGTTGCGGGGCCTCGACCCGCCCGCCGCGCGCGGGCCGGGCGAAGGGGCTTTTGACACGCCGCGCGGCGCGCCCTACAATAGCGGCCCGGAAGGCGGACCCGATGCGCGTGCTGGGCATTGACCCGGGGCTTCAGGTGACCGGCTACGGCCTGCTGGCGGTGCGCGGCGCCCGGGTGAGCGTGGTCGAGGCCGGCGTGCTGCGCACGAGCGAGCGCGACCCGCTCGAGGCCCGGCTCCACAGGCTCCACGGCCTGGCCCGCGGCCTCTTCCACGAGCTGGCGCCCGAGGCCATCGCCGTCGAGAACCTCTACTCGCACTACCGACACCCGGTGACGGCGATCCTGATGGGCCACGCGCGCGGGGTGCTCTTCCTGGCCGCGGCCGAGGCCGGCGTGCCCGTCGTGAGCTATGGCGCCACGCGCATCAAGAAATCGCTCACCGGCGCCGGCCACGCCAGCAAGGCCCAGATGCAGCGCATGGTCCAGAGCGCGCTCGGCCTCAAGACCCTGCCCGAGCCGCCCGACGTGGCCGACGCCCTGGCCGTGGCCCTGTGCCACTGCAACGTGGTGGTGAGACAGACCTGGAAGTAGGAGTAGCTGCAAGCCACAAGCCGCACGCCACAAGCTCTCAGAGGCACTGTCTCCTCAGCTTGTTGCTTGTCGCTTGCAGCTTGCGGCTTACGGCGATGATCACAAGAATTCACGGCCTTCTCTCGGGCATGCGCGGCGATTCCGCCATTGTGGACGTTCACGGCCTCTTCTACGAGGTCATGCTGCCCGGCGGCCTCGCCCAGCGCCTCACCCGCAGCCTGGCGCCCGACGAGGCCCGCGAGGTGACGTTCCACACCCTCCACTACATCGAGGGCTGGGGCGGCGGCGGCGCCCAGCGGCCCCGCCTCATCGGCTTCACCGAGGAACTCGACCGCGAGTTCTTCGAACTGCTCACCACCGTGAGCGGCCTGGGCACGAAGACGGCGCTCCGCGCCCTCACCATCCCCATCGCCGAAATGGCCCAGGCCATCGAGGGCGGCGACGTGCGCACCCTCGCCCGGCTGCCCCGCATCGGCCCGCGGATGGCCGACAAGATCGTCGCCGAGCTCAAGGGCAAGGTGTGGAAGTTCACCCTCCTGCCGCCCGGCGCGCCGCTCGCCTCGTCCGCCAAGGCCAAGCCGGCCGAGCAGCCCTTCGTGGCCGAGGCACGCGAGATTCTCCTCCAGGTCGGCTACCGCGCCTCCGACGCCGCGGCCGCCATCGAGAAAGTGCTCAAGGAGCGGCCCGACATCGCCACGTCGCAGGCCCTTGTCCAGGAGGTCTTCCGGCAGAGGGGAGGGAAGTCGTGATGCGTGACACGTGATGCGTGAGAAGAGAGGAATGCCCGATCAGGCCCCTTGACGGCTACTCACGTTTCACGCATCACGCATCACGCAAGTTGCATCGAAGCAGGGAACCAGGAAGCCAAGACCCATGCCCGAGGATCGCGAACGCATCATATCGGCGGAAGCCACGAGCGCCGAGGAAGAGCAATTCAACTGGAGCCTGCGCCCCCAGAAGCTCGACGAGGTGATCGGCCAGCGCGAGCTGGTCGAGCGCCTGCGCATCTCGCTCGGCGCGGCCCGCCAGCGCGGCGAACACCTCGAGCACGTGCTCTTCTACGGCCCGCCCGGCCTCGGCAAGACCACCTTCGCCCACGTCATCGCCAACGAGATCGGCTCGCGCCTCTCGCAAACCAGCGGCCCCGCCCTCGTCCGCCCCGCCGACCTCCTCGGCCTCCTCACCAACCTCCAGCCGCGCGACGTGCTGTTCATTGACGAAATCCACCGCCTCCCCGCCGCCGTCGAGGAGTTCCTCTATCCCGCGATGGAGGACTTCCGCATTGACTTCGTGGTGGACAAAGGGCCGTTCGCCAAGACCGTGCCCGTGCCCCTCCAGCCCTTCACCCTGGTGGGCGCCACCACCCGCGCCGGCCTCATCTCCAAGCCCATGCGCGAACGATTCGGCATCTTCCATCACGTGGACTTCTACCCCGTCGCCGACCTCAAGGAGATCCTGCGCCGCTCGGCCCGCCTGCTCGACGTCGCCGCCGACGACGCGGCCCTCGACGAAATCGCCAAGCGCTCCCGCGGCACCCCCCGCGTCGCCAACCGCCTCCTCCGCCGCGTGCGCGACTATGCCGCCGTCAAGGCCAGGGGAAAGCTCTCCGCCGCCGTCGCCGCCGACGCCCTCGCCCTCGAGGGCGTGGACGCCCAGGGTCTCGACGAACACGACCGCAAGTACCTCCGCGTCATCATCGAGTTCTACAAGGGCGGCCCCGTCGGCATCGAGGCCATCGCCTCCACCCTCAACGAGGACAGCGACAACATTCAGGACCTCGTCGAGCCGTTCCTCCTCAAGCTCGGCTTCCTCAAGCGCACCCGCACCGGCCGCGAAGCCACCGACCTCGCCTACAAACACCTCGGCCTCAAGCCCGGGGGAGGGCAGAGGACGCTGTTTTGAGGAAATGCGACGGGGGGCACTTCTCGCGAAAAGCCCCCCCTACCCCCCTCAAGAGCGCTTACTTCTCACTGTCCCACAGCCCCACCCCGCCCTTCAGCGCCCGGCACGCCTGGGCGAAGTAGTCCGCGCCCAGCTCGAAACCCACGAAGTCCACCCCCAGCCTCTGGCACGCCAGCGCCGTGTGGCCCAGGCCGAGGAAGGGGTCGAGGACGAGCCTCGCCCGCGCCAGGCCGTGGAGCTTGATGCAGCGCTCGGGCAACTGGACGGGGAACGTGGCCGGGTGCGGGCGCTCCCTGTCGCGGCTCTGGATGGTCTGGTAGGGGATGAACCAGGTGTTGCCGCGACACCGCAGGCCGCCGCCCGCCTTGGCCCAGCGGGCGACGTTCGTCTTGTCCTGATACGGCACGCCCACGGCCAGGCGGTCGAGCTCCACGTCGCCGCGCTTCGTCAGATGGAAGACGTATTCGTGGCAGTCGTTGACGAAACGCTTGCTGTTGATCGGCTTGTAGTGGCCCACCGCCACGTCGCCCGCGATGCCGGGGTAGTCGCCCACGTCGGCCTTCGAGATGGCGATGCTCTTGATCCAGTGAATGACGTTCTGGAGGACAAACCGCGCGCGCATCACGCCCAGCACGTCGAACGGCACATAGGGGTCGGAGGGCATCGAGCCGATGTTGAGGAAGAGCGAGCCCTTGTCGGCGAGGACGGCTTTCACCGTGTCGGCCCATTCGCCGAGCCAGGCCAGGTAGTCGGCTCGGGGCGCCGTGTCGTCGTAGCTCTTGTAGCGGATGCCCAGGTTGTAGGGCGGCGAGGTCACCACCACGTCCACACTGCCCGGCGCGAGATGCTCGCG
Above is a genomic segment from Planctomycetota bacterium containing:
- a CDS encoding Holliday junction ATP-dependent DNA helicase RuvA codes for the protein MITRIHGLLSGMRGDSAIVDVHGLFYEVMLPGGLAQRLTRSLAPDEAREVTFHTLHYIEGWGGGGAQRPRLIGFTEELDREFFELLTTVSGLGTKTALRALTIPIAEMAQAIEGGDVRTLARLPRIGPRMADKIVAELKGKVWKFTLLPPGAPLASSAKAKPAEQPFVAEAREILLQVGYRASDAAAAIEKVLKERPDIATSQALVQEVFRQRGGKS
- the ruvB gene encoding Holliday junction branch migration DNA helicase RuvB — translated: MPEDRERIISAEATSAEEEQFNWSLRPQKLDEVIGQRELVERLRISLGAARQRGEHLEHVLFYGPPGLGKTTFAHVIANEIGSRLSQTSGPALVRPADLLGLLTNLQPRDVLFIDEIHRLPAAVEEFLYPAMEDFRIDFVVDKGPFAKTVPVPLQPFTLVGATTRAGLISKPMRERFGIFHHVDFYPVADLKEILRRSARLLDVAADDAALDEIAKRSRGTPRVANRLLRRVRDYAAVKARGKLSAAVAADALALEGVDAQGLDEHDRKYLRVIIEFYKGGPVGIEAIASTLNEDSDNIQDLVEPFLLKLGFLKRTRTGREATDLAYKHLGLKPGGGQRTLF
- a CDS encoding outer membrane lipoprotein-sorting protein, whose protein sequence is MRALIALGIVLAGAAASAGEETPTVEQIVEKANLAAYYRGDDGRANVHMVITDAQGRTRERKFVILRRDVQDGADQKFYVYFEEPADVRKMAYLVWKHVDKDDDRWLYLPALDLVKRIAASDKRTSFAGSNFFYEDVSGRGTHEDTHELAETTAEHYVLLNKPKDPKSVEFASYKVWVDKATFLPKKAEYLDAEGKVYRVVEALEVKDIQGFPTVVKSRVQDLKSGGNTVSTFSDVKYNLGLPDDVFSERYLRRAPRKHLQ
- the ruvC gene encoding crossover junction endodeoxyribonuclease RuvC — protein: MRVLGIDPGLQVTGYGLLAVRGARVSVVEAGVLRTSERDPLEARLHRLHGLARGLFHELAPEAIAVENLYSHYRHPVTAILMGHARGVLFLAAAEAGVPVVSYGATRIKKSLTGAGHASKAQMQRMVQSALGLKTLPEPPDVADALAVALCHCNVVVRQTWK
- a CDS encoding site-specific DNA-methyltransferase, giving the protein MREHLAPGSVDVVVTSPPYNLGIRYKSYDDTAPRADYLAWLGEWADTVKAVLADKGSLFLNIGSMPSDPYVPFDVLGVMRARFVLQNVIHWIKSIAISKADVGDYPGIAGDVAVGHYKPINSKRFVNDCHEYVFHLTKRGDVELDRLAVGVPYQDKTNVARWAKAGGGLRCRGNTWFIPYQTIQSRDRERPHPATFPVQLPERCIKLHGLARARLVLDPFLGLGHTALACQRLGVDFVGFELGADYFAQACRALKGGVGLWDSEK
- a CDS encoding mechanosensitive ion channel, with protein sequence MKNRVVAATVFVAASAAMYWLHFSGWWPVRLSAGHTLWGFLGTVCAVMAFRHAAAILIRDYVRWRGGPEGESRMLTGFVGVMCWLAILGAFLYSLGVLATIGGVAAGFAGLLLGWSLQAPVSGIAAWVLVTLKRPFRIGDRVLFPSLGLNGDVKSVGLMYTTLDQVGGAIGSEEAIGRDILIPNAMLFQQVAINYTPKAEAAFFLDEVVIRITYDSDWDAAEKILLDAAREVTANVIRETGHEPYIRSDMWDYGILMRLRYMTMAKDRPRITHEIVRHIFKAVQRDLRVDMAIPFVYSFRKSTDGVMRGDLPEGVPTIKEVPLGLIEAGCLALAAEPEQAAEVEKLVANIRERGLLQPIVVAPLPDGRYRIVAGHRRFLACHQLGWKSIPAVIRTEAGPPPPPQKLNRTAP